CCAATTAATAGCAACAACAAAATAAAAGGCAGCGGGAGCAAATGGCAAAACATGCAATAACTAAGAACAAAGGGTCTTGACGAAAGAAACCAAACGTAATTATAATATCGTCTTAGGGTGTGTCTTATATGATGCAACTCAGTTTCCTGTAAAATATTTTctatgaaaaaattattttttattgtttagttatcataaaatattttcaagaaaacattTTATATCAAAATGGAGAACTATTTTGATATAGATGGAGAGAATGTGCTTTTGAActattttgaaatatatatatatatatatatatatatatatatatatatatatatatatatatataaattttctgCTCTCTTGAAAAAaattcggaaaatattttttctgaaaaTTATTAGATCTATGTTGAGTTCTCCCAAACTAAAAGTTAGTAattaattgaagaagaaaatgagttttccgTGTGATTAAAGAAAACCATCGTTTTATTAGTAATatttagttttataatttaaacacTATCAAcagacaaaaaaaaatgaaaaaaataatactaaGGTCTAAATCCCACCTAACAaactttcatgtttttcaataTTTTCACGCATCAAGTAATTTATTTCATATATGTCTTAATTGAAGATCAAATTGTAATCAATAAGGGACCCTTAATCAAATGAAACATGTGCATGAAGTTGATCCTAATTAAACAAGCTTGTTCCTAATAGTTTTTGGATAATTGACACATTATTCTCATAGTTGTTTAACTAAAAAAATTGTTTTAGAATAAATAATCGAATTTATATTTAAAAGCCACAAACAAACAGATTAATCCAAAGCGCGTATAGGAAATCGAAGTGCAGTAATGTTAAATAGAGTCTGTATTGGTAGCACTCAGGGGCGGACCCACGTGGAGTCAAGTGGGTTCATATGAACCCGCTTCATCGAAAAATAACACTGTATATATAGGTATATTTTTGCTGTTTTCAGACAAGTAAaggtataaatataattttgaacccacttgaaACAAGTAAAATGTCTAGCTTGTTGATAAAGAGGGTTCAAATTTTCCACATGGTCCTGAGTTCGAAACCAGCTAGTCATAtatgaccttttttttttttgaacccgCTTGATAAAAATCTTGGGTCCGCCACTGAGTCTGAATGGTGAAGTGTAGAAGCATTTATAGATAATATAACTAATTATTTCAAACAGTCTTACTCAAAGACAATACGTAGTTTATAATGCCAAATATTCTCATATGATGCTCAATATACATTTCTTGAAAGATAGATAATGGAAATAGCACAAGTGTTGTGAGTaggaaaaaatctgaaaattttgtttgaaaaactcattttcgaattttttttaataacttgcaaaattttatggacaaacacattttaaaaaagaaattatgGACAAATAGGGCCCAAGTATCCTTATTTTTTAGTTTCGTTTCATGTTCGGTACATGCTTTAGACCCAACTAATTTGGATTCGCACGGGAGAATCTCACCTACGGGTAAATCAATAAGTTGCGCCtttattttcaaaactcaaactcaaaatatgtagttaaaaataaaaatatatttataatccCAGTGCAACTTTTGGCGGTTTAAGACCCTTCGGCACTGCCCAGTTAGTTTGGAGGGCGGTCATCCATACGGATGACCTGAGATCGATTCTCCCCTCACTGCCTTCTGGATTGAGCTTGTCACACAGGTGTGTGGTTTGCAGGCTATTACATAGGGAGAGGTTTATCCAGTACACACAAAGTGTTCATTCGAAGGGCAGAGGCTATGACAAAGGTCGTAGCGGCCGCGGGTTTCATCTcttacaaaattaaaaaaaaacttttggtgGTTATGATTACTTTTTTTTGTTTCCCACCCGGTATTCAATACCCGCATTTGAACCCGATTATATATGGATTCGCGCCGTGTAAAGCCCCATTCGGGAAAAGCACTCCCTACCAAAGAATTTTCCATACTCAAAACTCGAACCCGACACCTCTAGTTAATATTACTTCAATGCGACCACCAAACTAAATTTAAGGAGGAAAAAACCTTATTTTTATCATGTATATAGGGCCCATCCAGTCAGCAGAAGCTAGCTAAGAAGTAGTCTTGTTCCAAAATCCAGATTTTATTGCATTTAATTAGGAAATGAGTTTTTACCTTTTCTGTTTAACTGCTCAAATCTTCTAATACTATCCAATTGTTCAAACCATCACGTCCCCCTCCATTACTATATATATTACCTGCTAACTTTTTCTATTTCTCATCCAATCTTTTTCTTGTTTAAAATTAGCTATTTTCTTGGTTCTAAAAACTGCATTTTGATTCCATTTTTCCATCTGGGTGTTCCTAAATTCTCATTTAAGTGTGAAATTTAATCACATTTGACAACTATTGCAGCATTTTCAGTGATGTCTGTTGCTGGAAAAGGGTACCCAGATCTACAAGAAAACAGTGGAATTACTAGTAATAATGCATCTTCTAATTGTTGTTCTGAAGCTTTAGCTCAATTAAAGATTTATCAAGCTTTCATCTTTTCAATccctattttctttgtttttatattattattattattctactTATTTTATCTTCGTCGTCGGAGAGTTGATTGGTCCTCTCTACGAATGAGGACTTCCACATTGGACACTGCTACTGAACCTGATGAACTGTCACAGGTATGTAAAGGAGCAATTTGTTTTGAGGAAATTTTGATTTTGCTTATTATTTGTTATTAAATCTTATTATTTTTAGTCTTTGTTGATTCTGGTTGTATTTTACCAGTGTGAATTGGGATTGAAGAAGGAGGTGAGGGAAATGCTGCCTATTATTGTGTTCAAGCAAAGTTTCTCTGTCAATGACACTCAGTAAGTTTCTGCCTGCCTGAATTTTTTGTATGTAAATTAAGTAGGAATTGATCCCTATTCCTCTTGGTAATTAACTCAATCTTCAACCAAGTGCACCATTCAACCATTCTTGGAGAATGGGGGTTGACGGTTAATATTATaccaattttagaaaatatgtacataaaacaTTTAATTTTGCGGAAAGACCACGGGTCAAGTGCACCATATTTTTGGGGGTATTATTacttttagcccgcgccagaaattatttacattcaatagccgaaaaatatataaaatttgtatgtaacatacaaagtgtatatatatactatacattTTTTCggtattattttgagagcggttaTATAGTGTCATTTTCCCTATTTTTGCCTATAAATCCGCCCCTGTTCCAACCAGCAGATCTAAAAtttaaggcaaaatacataagtacccaCCTGACCTATGGCCCAAATCCCCCTTACACACTTTCTGTGTACGATAATAATATTACACACGCAACCTTTCTAAAGTGTAGCTAGTACACATCACTTTTTTCTTGACCAGTTTTTCAAAATATGTGTAAGGTCACGCGCCAATAAGGTCGTGACACGTGTCCTaactcaagaaaaaaaaaagaaaatactaaatttacaCCAATtgataatatttaaaagaaaacaagcaAAAAAGAAACAAAGCCCCCTCCCCCACGTTTCTCATCTTCTTCTGAACCCCATACCCATCGACCTCTTCCTCTAAACTCCAACAGCCATGGCAAATCCCCACCAGAACAAAATattaacatgaatcaagaacctaTCCATATAATTGAAGCACCCAAACTTAtcaaattttgaaatttctatttACCGAAATTAAAATCAAAATCTGCAACCGTACATTCAAAATCTGCAACCAAAATCAAAGTCAAACTTATTTTATCCCTTTATTCCGGTCACACGCTCCTCTCattataaaaggaaaaagaaaaaaaggaaaagaaaaaacttGAAAATGACTAGTTTACCGGCAAGCTTCTCGAGTAGAGAAAACGATCGAAGTAATTAACGGCGAGATACGCCGTTAGTGGCTGGAAATAATAGTGGCATTGTACCTGCGCCACAAAGTTCTTTCACCGGAGTATATTTTAgcaaacaaaagaaataaaaatataacatgCGTCGTAAAGTTCTTTCACCGGAGTTTATTGTGTTATCCAATGAGATTGAGTGAACAGTACCTTGAGAAAAGAAAATGGAGGCTAGAAAGACATTTTTcggtaaaaagaaaaaagataaaaagaaaagaataatgtAGACCATCAGATCGACTTTATTAAATCTGAGCCGTTGGAATAAAGCTGCAGATGGGCATGTTGACAAAACATGTATAGATCTGACGCGCTCACTTTTATTTGTTAAACACGCGCGCCTCATCTGACAAAAGTAATGTGTCTTAGACACACTTTAGAAAGATTGCGtgtgtaaaataatttttgtttgcAGAAAGTGTGTAAGGGGGATTTAGGTCATAGGTCAGGtgacaacttatgtattttgccaaaaTTTAAAGTAATGCGTTCAGAGGGATGCAGTTTATCGTCTAAACAGAATTTTATGTCTATTTGTAAAATTCTTTTACATTGCTTATGTATACATGGTCCAAGCCAACAGTAGTAGGTTCAATTGAACCTGATGTGAGATGGCTAAATAGGACTCTGCCCCCTCCCCACACAAAAGTATGTAATCAAATATGCAATGTTGTTTGATTTTTCTGTACAAAATGCAGCAAATTTAGATGTAAAACTTAGCCTTCAATTGTGAAGATTAGGAAAATAGGCTTTTTTTCTTTCAGTCATGGGAGGGAGGGAGTCGTTATGCGACTTGTTTTGGTGCAGTAGTGGAGTTCAATATAGGCGATGGTACACTTACAAATAAGTCAATGGTTTGTCATAAAGCTTCTAACGGACTATTCTGAGAAATAACATACTATTATATATATAGCCGGTTGAGAATTACAAATTATAACATACTCATACTGTACAAGTTGATAGTGCAACAAGTGGGTAGGTAGGATAAAGGCAGATCATGGTATATACCGTGTAAAATCAAATAAAGTCGGAATCTGGAATTCTAGTAGATGCCAAATGAAATCACTACATCTTACATCTCCCAAATCAGTGAGCGCCTTCCCTAATTGTCTGAGTGAAAGCAACTATTCAAATTCTGTCATAGGATTGAACTACTAATGTTACAACATTTGCTCAATCTAAATATCTTACAGTTCTTTAGTCTGTAAAAAAGTTACAAGTTCATGTACATGCATTTGGAGTAATTTTGGTAGCAATATTAGATACATCTGCAGATGTGAAAATACAGAATGTAATCTTGAGATATAAATGAAACTTCACACTTTCTTGATAGATGAAAACATGCCATATGtatccaaacacaatttcaaagaTATACTAGTAAACTTCTCCAACTTCTGGAGCTATTGTTATTCTTACACTGATTTAGATGACCAGCTGCAGAGTCACTTGCCTGCTTTGAAGGTGTATTTGGAAAGAAAGTACCATAAAGAATTATGCTAGCaaaaatatatcccatcttattGATTTCAGTAAACTTTGCTGAACTGGCAGCAGATTTGTCATGTTCTGAAAATGTGCCTCTTGATGTTATACACCACAAACAATGATATGTGGATCGTCTGATGGCTGAGAACTTGTGAAAATCTTTTAGTAGTCCTCACATACAATCACTGCTGGATCTAAAACAATTTCGTTAAAAACAGTCAATCTGTCATCATAGAAAAATGGGACCGCATTCCATAAAACGTACTATCATGAATAGCCTTCGATATTTGCTGAGTTTTGGTTCTAGACATTTGCTTGTTCTACCTTAATGTTCTTGTACTTGCAGCTAATTTCATTTTTGGTCTTAAAACCAAGATGTTCCCTCAACTTTAGTTATTCCGATTGTGGTTTCTGTAGCAATTGTTGCTGGGAAATGAAACACCATTTGCTTTTTTATTATGAATAGTCAATTACATGTTGGAGAGATTACAAAATAGCTGTTTATTTTTTAACTATGAAGAAGTTTCATAACTCAATATTTAAACATTGTTTTCTGATGAAGTTTGATCTTTGCTGGGACAGATGTTCAGTGTGCTTAGGCGATTACGAAGCAGAGGATAAGCTTCAACAGATACCTGCTTGTGGTCACACATTTCACATGGATTGCATTGACCACTGGCTAGTCACTCATAACACCTGCCCCCTTTGCCGCCGATCCATCCTTGCTCCAACTAAAGCTAATACTGAAGAAACACCTGATAGGAGAGCAGAAACAACTGAGACAAATTCAACTGAACAAGATGCTGATGAAACATCTCATCAAAGAAACTCTGACTGTTCTGAGGGACCTCAAGTAGGCCAATCAAATCCAAAGCCAGAAACCAGAGAAGAAACAGAAGAAAGATCGTCTAATGAAGAAGAAGGCGATAGTCATAATGTTGACAATGTCATGGActcaagaaaagaaagtaatGACGCTTTGTAGGAGATATCTGATTCAGTTTGATGTTTGTAAGTTAGGGAATATAAAATAGTAGCCACACGCTGAATAGAGGTTATGCAGCTTGATGCATTAGGAGACAATAGGGACGAGACGGTGCAGGATATATATGACAGCATAAGTTTGCCCCTTTTGTTAGGATTCAAAGAAtagtccagtttgttttaggtctcacaattcattacCATGCTCCTCAAGATTCAACATTTATCAGGAAATGAGAGGCAAACAGCTCCATACATATCTCCCTAAGAGGTTTGCATCATATTACTGTCTGGGACAAGAAGCTGAAGCATGCAAAAGTCATCTTCACTGCAAGCCTATGGAATATGAAATATCTGCAGATTTGTACCATGTAACATTCCTGAGTGATAATTGAAgcctcttttttcctttctttattttatttatgtattttcaaGAAGAAATTGCCTTACCAGATGATGTATCCTCGTAACACTGTGTTGTGCATCACCGTTTATATTTCTCTGCCACTCTTGTAGTAGCCTAGAAGGGGTGGCAGATGGGTGGGTTGGGTCGGATATGAGCCGGACGAAAATGAGCGGGTAGGAAATGGGTAATTCAAAAAACGGacaaattatccgacccgacccgtatttgagacggataaaaaacgggttatccagcggataatatggatatccatgttttcttgaatatgatcacttaagggagaattcctagtctcccaaacttgaggaaccctcaatttgaagctttacaaatgtaaaagttaaatacattagttatccatttggttaaccattttttaagtggataatatggttcttattcaTATTCGACCCCGTTtgtaaaaagttcattatccaacccatttttaatgaataatatgagtggataactattttcttttaaccattttgccattTCTATCTGGTAGTATCAACTCGCCATTTATAATATTACGAGCTCTGGATATTTGAGCTATATCCGTAATCAGTTTCAAGTTGGCAGAAACTTATTAAGTATGAGGTTGCAGTAATACAAATAGTTGAAATATGATGAATCCTACACGCATTACATGAAATGAAACGAAACGGATTGAAGTAGATCATAATGAACTCACTGTCAATATCAACTAATTTAGAATTAATACAGACCTGATTGGTCTGATATGTTATCTTGAGAAGAGtttgtataggtcaaaatctgaaCAAAAGAATTCTGCTTAAGGAAGAACGACCAAGAGTCAACTAAGCCGAGCTCACGTATAGGAAGCAATATACCGTCGAGTGATTCAGTTACGGTCGAGGTCGAGCACTCAATTCGGCCTGAACGGCCAGTTCAACACTTAGATATTTTAGAGGAATATTCTACGGGATATTCCAAGAATTTAGGTACCCCGGTTAAGGACTGCTGGGTAAGGAAAGTGTTTGGTATAAATATTATGAGAGAGTGTGACATAAAAGAGGCTGAAAAAAACATACACAGGAACCTATGTATCTCTCTAGAGGGGAAGATGTTCCCTGATCCTAGGCTCcctacagaaaagaaaaaagaacttaGAATCTTGATATTCACCTGTAATTCAACTTCATCAAATGTGCGGAGGTCGGTCTTTTCGAGCATGGTGACTCTTTCCGTTTATGAATTCTTCATTATTATTTGATGTTTATTGGAGCAATCATCCTTTTCTTACGTTATGAAGTTCAATCGTAACGATAATCAaattttatattcagttatttttgtttatctttaTCCTCTATCTCAGATCTAGAACGAATTATCTCTGGCTAGGATTTGCCCCAaatcttcttatttaattagtttaacaaaaaaggTCTAATACTTtttagtcaaacaatttggcgtcgtctgtgAGGATTTTCTAGCCAAaattttagtttcctctagatctaaAGTCAGTCGGAGTTCTATTTCCCGGTTGTCGTAGCCTCGCATTCTCGTTAGAAATACCAACTTGAGAAATTTGTAGGCAAGCTCTTGAAATAACCGAACCAACCAAGGTAAGATCTTTGCATGAAATCGAAATTATGTTTAATATCTATACGTAAGCCACGTCTTGCTGTAGTGATGGGTTTGGTACGTCGTGAGTATGAGTTGTCAAAGTAGGATTATGGCCACTACGCACTGAGCACGTCTGCAATCCTATTGCTATATTAACGTTAGATACTAACCTATAGTTTATGCACACTGCCCTCTCTCTCTTTAGGAAGGGACGATAGCCTATTGTGTAATTCTGTGAAATAACAAGCTTGTCATGCCCGTATGTTTGCCGTATAACTTATGTTTCCCTTATTTTTATGCACCTGAGACTGGATTGGACCGGGACTCGAACTCGAGATCCCAATGGGCAAAGTAAGTCATCAGCCTATAAGATGCCCAGACTCGACTAACAGCGAAGCTAAGCGCGAGGCTGAGATCAAATCTAAAGCCAGCATTCGAGTACGGGGTAAAACGAGTCGTTCTACAGTGCCCCTCTCCCCTCGCCAGCCAATCTGGTCAAGGTAACAAACGATTTGGTTTGGGTTTAACTCATTATTTTTCTTCTAGATTGGGATAGGAACATGAGCATTCTCCCAGATACACGAACAAGGAACAAACGCCATCAAAACAACACACCAAGAAAACGTTCCGCGCCATATCATCCTGCAAGCAACGGTCGAGTAAAGTCCCCATCCAACAAGTTGGTGCTTAACGCCATAAAGGGAAAAGCCTGCATAGACTGGGACTGGGTCACCGGCCTGGAAAACATACGAATCTCTACAACATGCAGACAGAACACAAGTGCGTGAAACTCACCCACGCGCTCGCCAAAGCAA
Above is a window of Nicotiana tabacum cultivar K326 chromosome 8, ASM71507v2, whole genome shotgun sequence DNA encoding:
- the LOC107791061 gene encoding RING-H2 finger protein ATL7-like, translating into MSVAGKGYPDLQENSGITSNNASSNCCSEALAQLKIYQAFIFSIPIFFVFILLLLFYLFYLRRRRVDWSSLRMRTSTLDTATEPDELSQCELGLKKEVREMLPIIVFKQSFSVNDTQCSVCLGDYEAEDKLQQIPACGHTFHMDCIDHWLVTHNTCPLCRRSILAPTKANTEETPDRRAETTETNSTEQDADETSHQRNSDCSEGPQVGQSNPKPETREETEERSSNEEEGDSHNVDNVMDSRKESNDAL